In Aegilops tauschii subsp. strangulata cultivar AL8/78 chromosome 3, Aet v6.0, whole genome shotgun sequence, one genomic interval encodes:
- the LOC141042785 gene encoding uncharacterized protein codes for MVEIFDPRKGRFIVQDLVGEVSLGAVDVECILALENHGLSAEGILGEEGEDVKDRVPPQFLSKTTGNIVIDDLIVDITKNKSANNDFLRRVVLVLLGTVLAPMSSKTVPKQYYALVDDVKHISKINWNAFTLRVLLDCLRNVRRGKHLRQWPRGNLALMQYLYWKKVQPLEGECAFNPSLSMEPLMRNWTEAAASRRDKFHYDHGRGRGNIKIEDNITKEYRAQERKVPEPEKPKMKPDVGAAKKSKLASNADEMMNLIMKRCMDYIRSQMKEIPEQVAERLLEKLNQNGVMYKPAAAAASGNNDADLEPDEPVVNQNNDDEEKTPAKLNVDKTTKPTDECGATPENPWIVGNSPRAESSDIDISASSIDRMVGKSKGKKSAATTKEDDVISGKRRRTVPKKFESPFKLDKPGKRSARALFSDNDMEGFVKDDLTPELIDAAVAFVEAAARSEKNMTKRVYYNERGTSVTVESIRPIIDAYQTHLALRIGHDWHLCPAWRSKYLVDRAKARDNPKPWKYNRDSALSRAGAVRRVLDEYTIRDKSFIPLNVGNTHWITVVMHNLKKEFRVFDSLYPLEFSLDTVKALELLWPFVIEVMERWDGDRWTADFTQGTVNARRRRLVAELVLSPTNTLECVKNKIRDIAKKSKA; via the exons ATGGTTGAGATATTTGATCCTAGAAAGGGCAGATTCATTGTACAAGACTTGGTTGGCGAAGTGTCTCTCGGTGCCGTGGATGTTGAGTGCATCTTGGCCTTGGAGAACCACGGACTGTCGGCAGAAGGTATTCTCGGTGAGGAAGGTGAGGATGTTAAAGATCGAGTGCCGCCTCAATTCCTGAGCAAGACCACAGGTAACATAGTCATCGATGATCTGATTGTGGACATCACAAAAAATAAATCTGCCAACAATGATTTCCTTCGGAGAGTTGTCCTCGTGTTGCTTGGAACAGTTCTTGCTCCCATGTCGAGCAAGACTGTACCAAAGCAATATTACGCATTGGTGGACGATGTGAAGCATATATCCAAGATTAATTGGAATGCATTCACCCTCCGGGTTCTGCTGGACTGCCTTCGCAACGTGAGGAGAGGCAAACACCTCCGCCAATGGCCGAGAGGGAACTTAGCTCTCATGCAG TACCTGTACTGGAAGAAGGTTCAGCCTCTGGAAGGTGAATGCGCATTCAATCCTAGCTTGTCCATGGAACCTCTAATGAGGAATTGGACTGAAGCTGCAGCCTCAAGGAGAGACAAGTTTCATTATGACCACGGCCGTGGCCGTGGTAACATCAAG ATTGAAGACAACATAACCAAGGAGTATAGGGCGCAGGAGCGCAAAGTACCCGAACCAGAAAAGCCAAAAATGAAGCCCGACGTTGGTGCGGCAAAGAAGTCCAAGTTAGCCTCAAACGCGGACGAGATGATGAACCTAATCATGAAGCGGTGTATGGATTACATACGCAGCCAAATGAAGGAAATACCGGAACAAGTAGCCGAG AGATTGCTAGAGAAGTTGAACCAAAATGGTGTGATGTACAAGCCAGCGGCTGCTGCGGCTTCCGGCAACAACGATGCCGACCTAGAA CCTGACGAGCCTGTTGTAAACCAGAACAACGATGATGAGGAA AAAACACCTGCCAAGTTAAATGTTGACAAGACAACGAAGCCTACTGATGAGTGCGGCGCAACACCGGAGAACCCTTGGATTGTAGGTAATTCTCCTCGAGCAGAATCGTCCGACATTGACATTTCTGCAAGTTCTATCGACAGGATGGTGGGTAAGAGCAAGGGGAAAAAGTCTGCAGCAACCACAAAAGAAGATGATGTTATATCCGGGAAGCGCCGACGGACTGTTCCcaagaaatttgaatcccccTTTAAACTTGACAAGCCCGGCAAGCGAAGCGCTCGCG CTCTGTTTAGTGACAATGACATGGAAGGCTTTGTTAAGGACGATTTGACACCGGAACTCATCGATGCTGCTGTTGCATTTGTGGAGGCAGCTGCTCGGTCTGAGAAGAATATGACAAAAAGAGTTTACTACAATGAACGTGGCACCTCTGTGACTGTGGAGAGTATACGACCG ATTATCGATGCTTATCAGACACATTTGGCTCTGCGCATTGGTCATGATTGGCACCTCTGTCCAGCCTGGAGGTCCAAATACCTTGTTGATCGTGCTAAGGCACGAGACAACCCTAAACCGTGGAAATACAACAGGGATAGTGCGCTGAGCAGAGCTGGAGCAGTACGTAGGGTTCTGGACGAGTATACCATCCGTGATAAG TCGTTTATCCCGTTGAACGTCGGCAATACACACTGGATCACCGTGGTGATGCACAACCTCAAGAAAGAATTCCGAGTTTTTGATTCGCTCTATCCTCTCGAGTTCTCTCTCGACACTGTGAAAGCACTG GAACTCTTGTGGCCTTTTGTGATTGAAGTTATGGAGCGTTGGGACGGGGATCGATGGACCGCCGATTTTACCCAG GGCACGGTTAATGCAAGGAGAAGGCGTCTCGTCGCCGAGTTGGTTCTCTCACCTACCAACACACTCGAATGTGTGAAGAACAAAATCCGCGACATCGCAAAGAAAAGCAAGGCGTGA